aatcaacttttttataattttaaaattttattttttatgagcaAAAGTTTAGTACATGAAAACTACCAAAGACAACATTATTTTGGTAATGCTGCTCATTTTATGCATTTAAGCCTAATGATGCCAAGGGTTGTTTGAGGTCCTCCTCAACATGACTTGAATTTGAGTTTTACGTCTTTTATGTTTGTTCTGCAGGTACAGCTGGTGAAAGCATTTACGGTGAGAAGTTTCCAGGTAACAGTGTGACCATAgcattttcttcactttctctctcttcaatcTTTCTATAAGCCCAAATATATACTCGTGTATATCAATATACTATGTTGACTTCACTCTTTGGTGTCTAAATATGTAGCCATTTTGCTGCCCAGTTAGTTTGGTAGTATTAAGTACTTATGATTGTGTCTCATAGTCACAAGCTTGTTTTAGTAGGGATTGTATTCATTGCTAAAGAAAATGGTTGTTTATGAATGTGCCTAGTTCTTTCTGTTAGtatgtgtttgttttgttgtttagtTAAGTAATAGTTcaacattatttattttgggaaTGTTCCTGAGTAGTACTAAATATTAGTTGACATTTTGCTTCAGATGAGTCGCCTGTGCTAAAACACTCTGGACCTGGCATTCTATCTATGCCTGTTGCAGTTCGTGACTCTTTAGGTTCTCATTTCATTATCACCTTTGCGGCTAACCACAATCTTGACAGGTatgcttttttgtttgtttgttaaattttttttgtaaataattCTTACTGTTCCCTGTTTAGTCTGTAGTCTCATAAATTGGTGGTAATTTCTGATTTCCTCAGTCAGTTCAATAGCTTGATCAGATGTTTTGGTTTCTTCAGTCTAATCATAGTTGTGTTTGTGTTTCACTTTTCAGAAAGCATATAGTTTTTGGGAAGCTTGTTCAGGGGCATGAAGTCTTGAAAAAGATTGAAAATGCGGGTGATGAAGATGGGAATCCAACTGTATTAGTTAAAGTCATCAATTGTGGTGAACATAACGAAGGTAATGATTATGGAAGAACTAGTTTGGAGTATCTTACCTAATTTATGAGCAATATGAAATAGTATTGGTATCTAAGGGCTATAAAAAGCCTGAGTTTTTCTGTAGGACCATACTTTTTAATAtccttaattgttttatttgaatgTTTGTATGTgcagacaaaaagaaaataagtaaaGTGAAAGTGGGAAAGGATGCTTCTTCAGATGCTAATAGTCATGAAGTGAGGCGGAAGGGAAAGCACAAGAAATCTTCTAGAGAtagaaggaagaggaggagaaggagatACGATTCAACATCTGAATCAGACAGTTCCTCTGATTCTGAATCGGAGTCGTCCGAGCCAGATAGTGATTCTGATTCATATGTGTCCTCATCGACTGATGCTAGTTCTTCAAGTGATGACAGGcgtaagaaaagaaagagatctTCTAAAAGAGACAAGCATAAACGTGGAAAAAGGCGGGATAAACGGCGTGACAGAAAGCGAAGGCGGCGGGATAAGAAATCTAAGACCAGATCAAGAAGGTTGTATGctgaatatttatttataattctaAAGTCCCTTTTCTGGTTCACCCATGACTGCTCAGACTTTTGTATAAACAATTTTTGTGTACTTACCACTTGAGCACTTGCATATGTACGGCCACTGGTCCTTGTCCTGTGTTGTTAAAAGCGTTGTTAAATTGGTTGATGTTGCCTGTTATGTGTCTTAGTTGTTAGCAGTGGAAGAGAGCTGTGTCTTAATTTACATTTTTGGATCATTGGGAGGGAGTAGTTGAAGGTAGGGCAGTGCATAGTTGGTCATGTGGATTCATTTTTGTTGGGTGAAACAAAACcgttatatattatttttctaaatagGAACACCTATTTGAAACATGGTACATGTTTTATTAAGTCTACAATCTGATGTTTTTAATTCTGTTCTTAAGGGCATCGGACGGTCTTACGGATACCGACAGTGAAATTGAAAGTGACAGTGACCATGAACATGATGGCCTTGATGCCAAAAGGAAGGATCGAAAGTCTCAGAAGGACACTTCTGAAAAAGCTGGTACTTTAACTAATTTCTTATGCTTCCATTATGCATTCTTAAATTGGGGCGCTTCCATTATGATAATTATTGTTGCTGTGCTTTCAATAACAGTTtcttgtgttttatttttccagaATATATTTGATTAAGCTGCCATCAGTTTTTTACCTTAAGATCCTACTTGTTCATTTCCTTCGGTTTGGtactttgtttcttttaattaGGGGGCTGGGGGGGTGGTGTTTGGGTTGGACAAGTGAGCAACAATAAGCTGTTAGTGTTTGGGTTGTTGCAATAAGGGTTTGGGGTTCACCATCTTATTAGTGAACGGGTCAAACCGATGCTTGAACTGTGATTTTTGTTATCATTTACCTAGCCCACCTGCATGGAGTACTCAAGACACTGTTTTTGCATTCTCTTACTAATTGATTTGGGTCTTATATTCATGCTTTTCTGTAATTTCTGCAGTTGGAAACCAATCCCCCAATGCCATGGACGATGGTGCTGCGTCAGTTCACCATAAAAAGAGGGAGGAAGCAGAAGTGCTTGAGAAAGAAGGTGCATCTCCCAAGGAGAATGGAGAGAAGCGGAGCAATGGCCATGGAGCAGGTGTTAAATATGACAAAAGTGCAGATAGACAGCCTGACATAGTTGATGATCACCCAGGAAAATCTAGGTCTTCTTTCCATTCTTGTCACACCTCAGTTATTCTTTATGCTTACCGATTCTTCCAGATCTGGTATTTTATTAAAAGTTGATGAGCAGGAGCCGAAGCTTGAGTCCTAAGAGGGCCATGAGTAAGAGTATGAGTATTAGTCCCAGGAGGAGTCTGACTAAGAGCCCAAGCTTAAGTCCCAAACGGAGTGAAAGCAGGAGTTCAAGTGTTAGTAGAAGCCCTCCTCGGGCCCTTCAAAGGAGCAGGAGCATCAGCAGGAGTCCTGTTAGAAGTGATAGCAGTAGAAGCCCAGCCAGAGGTTTCAGCAGAAGTCCAGCCAGAGGTTTCAGCAGAAGTCCAGTGAGGGGCCGAAGGGGTAGGAGTCCAGTGAAAGCGCGGTCTCAAAGAATCATCAGGAGTCCTGTATCCCGCCCTAGACGAAGTGTAAGCAGGAGCCCACCAAGGAAAACATCGCATAAATCATTCAGCAGAAGCCCAGTAAAAGTTCCAAGAAGCATAAGCCGAAGTCCACCTAGAAAAGCACCACATAAATCAATTAGCAGAAGTCCTGTCAGAGCTTCAAGCATAAGCAGAAGTCCACCTAGAAAATCGTTGCTTAAATCAGTTAGCAGAAGCCCTGTAAGAGATTCAAGAAGCATAAGCAGAAGCCCAGTGAGATCTTCTCGAAGGAGTGCAAGCAGAAGCTCTGGTAGGGTTCCTTCTAGGAAAAGCACTAGCCGCAGTCCGTTCAGAGCCCCGACTGGGAATAACCGTCGTAGCTATTCAAGGAGCCCTAGCCCAGTAGTGCGCAGGGTAAGGTCACCTCCATCACCAGATCGGGGGAGGAGCTTGTCCAGAAGTGTTTCACCTGATGGGTCACCGAAGCGCATTAGAAGAGGGCGGGGTTTCAGTCAGCGATACTCTTATGCACGGAGGTACAGAACCCCTTCTTTATCTCCTGTGAGATCTTATCGTTATGGTGGTGGTCGAAGTGATCGTGATAGGTAATTGCAAGTCCCTGTTTTTTTAGCAAAGCTCTTTTACCATATTATGTAGTGTGGATCATGTGGTGATTGAGTGTCTACCCTCTTTTTGTATATGGCTGTTCGTGTTTCTAGATATTCAAGTTACAGAAGGTCCAGGTACTCCCCGAGGCGTTATAGAAGTCCACCAAGAAGAACACCTCCTAGGTATGTGATCTTGCCTCTTATATGCTTCTGCTTTATGTACTGCACTTGACTAGATTTCAACAATGAGGCTGCTTATGTTGAGTTGCGTGTTGGTAAAACTGTATAGAGTCGAGATCTTGTTTGGTGCTTTTAcaagattaaaaaaatgacaaaatagGTAAATGCATATGTGCAATACAACTTCTTGGCAATTGGCCACGGAACTTTTTGATGCCATATACTAGTGTTTCTCCTTCATTGTTCTGTTTGTGGTGGATTATGCAACCTTTGACTGTGATTTCTTTTAACACTTATCTGCAGATACAGAAGCAGAAGAAGCAGAACTCCTGTATCACGCAGCCCCCGTTACCGCAGCCGACACTATAGTCGTAGCCGTAGCCCCATCAGGAGTCGTAGTCCCATTAGGAGCCGTAGTCGGTCTCCAGTGGAGGTGGCTAGATCACGTGCCTCTCCTCGGGTTGAGAGGGCAAGATCTCCTTCTAGAAGCAGGAGCCCATCAGAATCAAGGTCCTCTCCAGACTCCAAGTCTCCAATTCGAACGGGGAAAGCCAGGTCTAGATCATCATCGTCGGGAAGCCCAGACGGAAAGAAGGGCCTGGTTTCTTATGGTGACGGTTCCCCGGACTCGAGTTGAAAGATAATATTGTAGTAGCAAAGGGGGTTGCTTTATCCCGCTTTGCCTGGAGCGCCTAGTGATTGGTAGTTTTTACCGGTGTTATCGACTGTAGCGTAGATTATCAATAATTGGCACGTTTAAGCATACATGTTGAGAAGTGAATATTATGTGGGTCAATATGAGGCATGCGAAATTGTTGATGTGGTTTTGTTGTAGTAGATGGAATTTACCCATGAGAATTATGCAGCTTGCGCGAGATGTCATAattctatgtttttttgtaatttgagatcatttgatttgatataCATTCCAAGGTCTTTCACATAATGGCTgtttcaggtttcgttgtggGTGTGTTGACTTTCGGCTGTCGTTGACTGGTCACTAACCTGGGGTTTTCTGTCTGAACTCCTGAAAAAAATGGAACATTGTTCACAAATTTCCCCTACTTTGGAAAAGTGGAATTTGTCAAAATCAATGTCTAAAATGTTAGTATTGGGCAAATGACTTGTAGTTCCGAGGATCAAACCGGTCAGTTATTAATGGAATTTCTTGTCGGCTTTCTATAAAATACTCCGACATGATCAATTTCGTTTATGATTTTAGGGCATGTTTAGTGTTTCTAAAAAACTTACAAGTGCTTTTGGGTTACAAGCCTGTTTAGGAGAAGCACTTgaattttcaataaattttttgacgTTCTTCTAATAATAGTACTTCTAAAAAAGCGTTGATGAACAAAAATGTTTCTTACAGAAACATTCCCAACGAGACGTTAATTTAAGTTGGAAATGtgagtaaatttttttatttttttgttggaagagagaaaagttACTAGGACCAGCTCCAAACATAATGATTAGTTTGAATGAATCAAATACTACCTTTCTTAGTGGAGATTATCCTATTAAAAAGATTCACCCGATACGAAGGATAGTTGACCCGACCCAATACAacaaaaatgtcaaaaatataaaaaaaaaaggagccaaAATTCTCGCTCTCTGACTCTCACAGCGACACTCGCATAAAAATTGgcagagatagagagagagagagtcaaaGAGTAACAAATTGTTTCTGTTTGTGACTCAGACGCTGCAAAAATGTGGAGGCGAGTGGCATCTTCTTCCTCAGCTCAGCTTCAAGCCCTCGCATCAGCCTCATGCAGATCCTCATCTCTCAATCTCACCCGTCGGTTCCTAATCTCTTCAGCGTCTTCCCCTTCTTCGACGTCGTTGCCGAGATCCCCGCCTCCCTCCTCCCCCCACGCCACCGGCGCTTCCTCTTCTGGTGCGTCTccattttctttgtctttcaGAGaattagaaatgaaaaaatagtCAACTTTTTGTGTTCAAGTTCAACTTTTGCTATTGTTCTGATCCTGATTGGGTTAATCACGTATTACTTTTTGTTCTTGTCTGTTTGGTTACCGGGAAAATGTAGGAGAATCGAGGCAAAATTAGTTATTGTTGGATTTCGAAAATCAAATGTAGAATTGGGTCTTAAGATTATGATTAAGTTATTAatcaaaatctaaaatttcTCGCCGCCGGTCCCCCTGTTGGCTCTGTGGTACAATCACAGGTCAACAGGTCCTGGT
The window above is part of the Prunus dulcis chromosome 1, ALMONDv2, whole genome shotgun sequence genome. Proteins encoded here:
- the LOC117630463 gene encoding peptidyl-prolyl cis-trans isomerase CYP95 isoform X1, which translates into the protein MTKKKNPLVFMDVSVDGDPVERMVFELFSDVAPKTAENFRALCTGEKGIGPKSGRPLHYKGSFFHRIIKGYIAQGGDFIKRDGTAGESIYGEKFPDESPVLKHSGPGILSMPVAVRDSLGSHFIITFAANHNLDRKHIVFGKLVQGHEVLKKIENAGDEDGNPTVLVKVINCGEHNEDKKKISKVKVGKDASSDANSHEVRRKGKHKKSSRDRRKRRRRRYDSTSESDSSSDSESESSEPDSDSDSYVSSSTDASSSSDDRRKKRKRSSKRDKHKRGKRRDKRRDRKRRRRDKKSKTRSRRASDGLTDTDSEIESDSDHEHDGLDAKRKDRKSQKDTSEKAVGNQSPNAMDDGAASVHHKKREEAEVLEKEGASPKENGEKRSNGHGAGVKYDKSADRQPDIVDDHPGKSRSRSLSPKRAMSKSMSISPRRSLTKSPSLSPKRSESRSSSVSRSPPRALQRSRSISRSPVRSDSSRSPARGFSRSPARGFSRSPVRGRRGRSPVKARSQRIIRSPVSRPRRSVSRSPPRKTSHKSFSRSPVKVPRSISRSPPRKAPHKSISRSPVRASSISRSPPRKSLLKSVSRSPVRDSRSISRSPVRSSRRSASRSSGRVPSRKSTSRSPFRAPTGNNRRSYSRSPSPVVRRVRSPPSPDRGRSLSRSVSPDGSPKRIRRGRGFSQRYSYARRYRTPSLSPVRSYRYGGGRSDRDRYSSYRRSRYSPRRYRSPPRRTPPRYRSRRSRTPVSRSPRYRSRHYSRSRSPIRSRSPIRSRSRSPVEVARSRASPRVERARSPSRSRSPSESRSSPDSKSPIRTGKARSRSSSSGSPDGKKGLVSYGDGSPDSS
- the LOC117630463 gene encoding peptidyl-prolyl cis-trans isomerase CYP95 isoform X2: MPVAVRDSLGSHFIITFAANHNLDRKHIVFGKLVQGHEVLKKIENAGDEDGNPTVLVKVINCGEHNEDKKKISKVKVGKDASSDANSHEVRRKGKHKKSSRDRRKRRRRRYDSTSESDSSSDSESESSEPDSDSDSYVSSSTDASSSSDDRRKKRKRSSKRDKHKRGKRRDKRRDRKRRRRDKKSKTRSRRASDGLTDTDSEIESDSDHEHDGLDAKRKDRKSQKDTSEKAVGNQSPNAMDDGAASVHHKKREEAEVLEKEGASPKENGEKRSNGHGAGVKYDKSADRQPDIVDDHPGKSRSRSLSPKRAMSKSMSISPRRSLTKSPSLSPKRSESRSSSVSRSPPRALQRSRSISRSPVRSDSSRSPARGFSRSPARGFSRSPVRGRRGRSPVKARSQRIIRSPVSRPRRSVSRSPPRKTSHKSFSRSPVKVPRSISRSPPRKAPHKSISRSPVRASSISRSPPRKSLLKSVSRSPVRDSRSISRSPVRSSRRSASRSSGRVPSRKSTSRSPFRAPTGNNRRSYSRSPSPVVRRVRSPPSPDRGRSLSRSVSPDGSPKRIRRGRGFSQRYSYARRYRTPSLSPVRSYRYGGGRSDRDRYSSYRRSRYSPRRYRSPPRRTPPRYRSRRSRTPVSRSPRYRSRHYSRSRSPIRSRSPIRSRSRSPVEVARSRASPRVERARSPSRSRSPSESRSSPDSKSPIRTGKARSRSSSSGSPDGKKGLVSYGDGSPDSS